In Malania oleifera isolate guangnan ecotype guangnan chromosome 8, ASM2987363v1, whole genome shotgun sequence, a single window of DNA contains:
- the LOC131161955 gene encoding IAA-amino acid hydrolase ILR1-like 6 isoform X2: MRVRKLRFMVSSISIIIVLRWVFMAVAVPTVSSDHFSYFDNTCFNANPNSQGYRNRNSSVRRPELPSSDCGAWTEACSEAVLRVARRPETAEWLRSLRRRIHENPELAYEEFETSRLVRDELDRMEVSYRFPMAKTGIRASIGTGGPPFVALRADMDALPIQEAVEWDHKSKVAGKMHACGHDAHVAMLIGAAKILKSREHHLKGTVILLFQPAEEAGNGAKQMIRDGALEDVEAIFAVHVSHEHPTGIIGSRPGPLLAGCGFFRAVISGKRGRAGNPHRSVDPVLAASAAVISLQGIVSREANPLDSQVVSVTIFNGGNNLDMIPDTVVIGGTFRAFSNTSFYQLLQRIEEVIVEQASVFRCSATVDFFEKEYTIYPPTVNNEHMYEHVKKVATDLLGARNFRVVSPMMGAEDFSFYSEVVPAAFFYIGIMNETLGSVHTGHSPYFMIDEDVLPVGAAAHAAIAERYLNEHG; the protein is encoded by the exons atgaGAGTTCGTAAACTACGTTTCATGGTTTCTTCAATCTCCATCATCATCGTCCTGAGATGGGTTTTCATGGCGGTCGCAGTTCCGACAGTCTCGTCTGATCACTTCTCCTACTTCGACAATACCTGTTTCAATGCCAATCCTAATTCGCAGGGCTACAGGAACCGCAACTCCTCCGTCCGCCGCCCGGAGCTGCCTTCTTCGGACTGCGGGGCCTGGACGGAGGCCTGCTCGGAGGCGGTCCTCCGCGTTGCCCGGCGGCCGGAGACGGCGGAGTGGCTGAGGAGTCTCAGGAGGAGGATTCACGAGAACCCGGAACTGGCTTACGAGGAATTCGAGACGAGCCGGCTGGTTCGGGACGAGTTGGACCGGATGGAAGTGAGTTACAGGTTCCCGATGGCCAAGACCGGAATCCGAGCATCTATTGGCACCGGCGGTCCCCCTTTCGTCGCCCTCCGGGCTGACATGGATGCCCTCCCAATTCAG GAGGCTGTAGAATGGGATCACAAAAGCAAAGTTGCTGGCAAAATGCACGCGTGTGGACACGACGCGCACGTGGCCATGCTTATCGGTGCCGCCAAGATCTTGAAGTCTCGTGAGCATCACTTGAAG GGAACTGTAATTCTGCTATTTCAGCCAGCCGAGGAAGCTGGGAACGGTGCAAAACAAATGATCAGAGATGGGGCACTGGAGGATGTGGAGGCCATATTTGCAGTTCATGTATCACACGAGCACCCAACCGGAATCATCGGATCGAGGCCTGGTCCTTTGCTGGCTGGTTGTGGCTTTTTCAGAGCTGTTATTAGTGGTAAAAGAGGCAGGGCTGGGAACCCACACCGCTCCGTTGATCCTGTCTTAGCAGCCTCAGCTGCAGTCATCAGCTTACAAGGCATTGTGTCCCGCGAAGCTAACCCACTGGATTCACAG GTTGTATCGGTGACTATATTCAATGGAGGCAACAATCTTGACATGATACCAGACACCGTGGTGATTGGTGGTACCTTTAGGGCGTTCTCCAACACAAGTTTCTACCAACTCCTCCAAAGAATTGAGGAG GTGATTGTAGAACAGGCCAGCGTTTTCAGATGCTCCGCAACGGTCGACTTCTTCGAAAAAGAGTACACAATTTATCCACCGACCGTGAACAATGAGCACATGTATGAGCACGTCAAAAAGGTGGCTACGGACTTGTTGGGTGCCAGAAATTTCAGGGTTGTGTCGCCAATGATGGGTGCAGAGGACTTCTCCTTTTACTCGGAAGTGGTTCCTGCAGCATTCTTCTACATAGGCATAATGAACGAGACACTGGGGTCTGTCCATACAGGCCACTCACCTTATTTCATGATCGACGAAGATGTTCTGCCTGTAGGTGCTGCAGCTCATGCTGCCATTGCCGAAAGATATCTCAACGAACATGGATGA
- the LOC131161955 gene encoding IAA-amino acid hydrolase ILR1-like 6 isoform X1: MRVRKLRFMVSSISIIIVLRWVFMAVAVPTVSSDHFSYFDNTCFNANPNSQGYRNRNSSVRRPELPSSDCGAWTEACSEAVLRVARRPETAEWLRSLRRRIHENPELAYEEFETSRLVRDELDRMEVSYRFPMAKTGIRASIGTGGPPFVALRADMDALPIQEAVEWDHKSKVAGKMHACGHDAHVAMLIGAAKILKSREHHLKGTVILLFQPAEEAGNGAKQMIRDGALEDVEAIFAVHVSHEHPTGIIGSRPGPLLAGCGFFRAVISGKRGRAGNPHRSVDPVLAASAAVISLQGIVSREANPLDSQVVSVTIFNGGNNLDMIPDTVVIGGTFRAFSNTSFYQLLQRIEEVCFVIEPQSNLGQPSALILKLTKSVLFLNVQVIVEQASVFRCSATVDFFEKEYTIYPPTVNNEHMYEHVKKVATDLLGARNFRVVSPMMGAEDFSFYSEVVPAAFFYIGIMNETLGSVHTGHSPYFMIDEDVLPVGAAAHAAIAERYLNEHG, from the exons atgaGAGTTCGTAAACTACGTTTCATGGTTTCTTCAATCTCCATCATCATCGTCCTGAGATGGGTTTTCATGGCGGTCGCAGTTCCGACAGTCTCGTCTGATCACTTCTCCTACTTCGACAATACCTGTTTCAATGCCAATCCTAATTCGCAGGGCTACAGGAACCGCAACTCCTCCGTCCGCCGCCCGGAGCTGCCTTCTTCGGACTGCGGGGCCTGGACGGAGGCCTGCTCGGAGGCGGTCCTCCGCGTTGCCCGGCGGCCGGAGACGGCGGAGTGGCTGAGGAGTCTCAGGAGGAGGATTCACGAGAACCCGGAACTGGCTTACGAGGAATTCGAGACGAGCCGGCTGGTTCGGGACGAGTTGGACCGGATGGAAGTGAGTTACAGGTTCCCGATGGCCAAGACCGGAATCCGAGCATCTATTGGCACCGGCGGTCCCCCTTTCGTCGCCCTCCGGGCTGACATGGATGCCCTCCCAATTCAG GAGGCTGTAGAATGGGATCACAAAAGCAAAGTTGCTGGCAAAATGCACGCGTGTGGACACGACGCGCACGTGGCCATGCTTATCGGTGCCGCCAAGATCTTGAAGTCTCGTGAGCATCACTTGAAG GGAACTGTAATTCTGCTATTTCAGCCAGCCGAGGAAGCTGGGAACGGTGCAAAACAAATGATCAGAGATGGGGCACTGGAGGATGTGGAGGCCATATTTGCAGTTCATGTATCACACGAGCACCCAACCGGAATCATCGGATCGAGGCCTGGTCCTTTGCTGGCTGGTTGTGGCTTTTTCAGAGCTGTTATTAGTGGTAAAAGAGGCAGGGCTGGGAACCCACACCGCTCCGTTGATCCTGTCTTAGCAGCCTCAGCTGCAGTCATCAGCTTACAAGGCATTGTGTCCCGCGAAGCTAACCCACTGGATTCACAG GTTGTATCGGTGACTATATTCAATGGAGGCAACAATCTTGACATGATACCAGACACCGTGGTGATTGGTGGTACCTTTAGGGCGTTCTCCAACACAAGTTTCTACCAACTCCTCCAAAGAATTGAGGAGGTTTGTTTTGTCATAGAGCCTCAATCAAACTTAGGACAACCCTCGGCATTAATTTTGAAGCTGACAAAGTCGGTACTTTTTCTCAATGTACAGGTGATTGTAGAACAGGCCAGCGTTTTCAGATGCTCCGCAACGGTCGACTTCTTCGAAAAAGAGTACACAATTTATCCACCGACCGTGAACAATGAGCACATGTATGAGCACGTCAAAAAGGTGGCTACGGACTTGTTGGGTGCCAGAAATTTCAGGGTTGTGTCGCCAATGATGGGTGCAGAGGACTTCTCCTTTTACTCGGAAGTGGTTCCTGCAGCATTCTTCTACATAGGCATAATGAACGAGACACTGGGGTCTGTCCATACAGGCCACTCACCTTATTTCATGATCGACGAAGATGTTCTGCCTGTAGGTGCTGCAGCTCATGCTGCCATTGCCGAAAGATATCTCAACGAACATGGATGA